A region of Drosophila suzukii chromosome 2L, CBGP_Dsuzu_IsoJpt1.0, whole genome shotgun sequence DNA encodes the following proteins:
- the Cda5 gene encoding mucin-4 isoform X6, with protein MHQNKAFLNGNGNCNCHCCGSAAPRPAPPALFDLSLPIVTVTTTRNTCNMEYLSGRLSILWLLGLSLLLFKTGSTEAQSKRASRVTSSRSFGTNVKPTSSNGISFDCPEEFGYYPHPSDCTQYYVCVFGGALLESCTGGLMYSHELQTCDWPRNVGCELVDTSSERGPARSQGQSQTHTQAQHVPSRVRFGAAFSSPGGTQKAPTVAPQYHRSPPQVIQAQVQHIPPPPPELRVPPNPVITSRGQPKPLIESQEDIAKLYAEAQETLPPVEEEESDRQQRVYRGQPSTVSQVQRDRDGIIHQASINAIPQSGKIASYAFGTAYSESLDDDKNELSHNRLDGGRRRKRRDLTVQLTEIALTKPAGIGNFNDSNSSSEVMDPDTTSALPDSSEISNSSNNSKERFEEAAPAVKLRKYSSKISQPKGETAMEFDYEQIANEDGELLDEGEGEDDVATGESKRRPRQLRPISHTSSKWPGQNYRAIDAPHPPQYSQQTGYSFGTYNPYLSPPNPANTQPLYGNHNYNQLTPGYQSYLHQQQQVAPAGPHPQQKPKVVYTGYNLSLPPPPLEDDFRPISGSYYGAAGTGPSSPRPHNIQQQHSNAGDLLPYLIQQLKELKERRKNLQAENFAYFHLDNQPVSPASVSGATSVPTASTAHYSSVDPSRPAQQVTPNGQYSTMGGFYNNQKPDQAPYTVNYPGKLVSHYSIGSDDGQRSTTESNYFQYNIVANQKMKGVLSTAKPSQLGLAAFKVRPPVTPLQVTQSINVVSPPNLAYNRPNSLQQVPFRDFSHLPVGISYATNSTMPESYQTFTKSISTTEAPQGDLPNSKSKLTNFQFNIHEFMANLKASDLSSVNPAVNPLIKYFKQVSSDGNRNSTLRNTLVPRRPVPGSTSSASTTTSTTQTPTTPSSLASKTRFRAKLTVPTPTTPTTTRALKGYENFIKGIQNQLNKQTSSQIPASSTSPSTLRVPTTTTLETVDYYDEDYEEDEDILPPSQMPPYMPMSETMAPPRPELPTAAPFTESPGKARPNFQTGFLEATTTRRPFPNFSQLNQPGAEAGVPSFISFPSDIFQELKQRLPHLPETSTPQISTKVTTTPRSMRPSSNPRPIPSSTAPTTTRVRYTVRPHKRGQQKWMTMSPVQGQKDVKNLTENEPEILGSSKQSNLGGLQLNSIHVGSGEERHRDIEYQQQQQQDQQQPSVPQYQPTVRQQQPHSTYRPLELSATPTPPQKSSYSNQQTLAYSSDYDEDINAQIEQENLYDQPTRSPQRAEQVAIQRLDTRPSPSTTLSPTTPATRPDVLTYYDTVTTPNAPEHGPADYSYSSSAEYAFGSAEDYDLSERTLTRAKSTARTYTDDYDLIANVVGPTSKSTMAPPTRTQNTKSTSALSRNPSKSSITNTKILEVTKSTTTTTTSTTTTTPFPSTTTTKLARNNNRNRGNAMYANQDRDVLSTPNRGTHPPRTRPTLKPSGTIVSKAQEFVDIYRYPPTRPDPIYPQPTPDKTAAKCRKDVCLLPDCYCGGKDIPGDLPVESIPQIVLLTFDDSVNDLNKQLYTDLFEKGRVNPNGCPITATFYVSHEWTDYSQVQNLYADGHEMASHTVSHSFGEQFSQKKWTREIAGQREILAAYGGVKLSDVRGMRAPFLSVGGNKMYKMLYDSNFTYDSSMPVYENRPPSWPYTLDYKIFHDCMIPPCPTRSYPGVWQVPMVMWQDLNGGRCSMGDACSNPSDADGVTKMIMKNFERHYTTNRAPFGLFYHAAWFTQPHHKEGFIKFLDAINAMQDVWIITNWQALQWVRDPTPTSRINSFQPFQCDYSDRPKRCNNPKVCNLWHKSGVRYMKTCQPCPDIYPWTGKSGIRSSRIDNEVEEPAA; from the exons GATCCACAGAGGCACAGAGCAAACGAGCCTCACGCGTCACCAGTTCCCGTAGCTTTGGCACGAACGTCAAGCCCACAAGCTCCAATGGCATTAGCTTCGACTGCCCCGAGGAGTTCGGATACTACCCGCACCCCTCGGACTGCACCCAATACTACGTGTGCGTCTTCGGAGGAGCGCTGCTCGAGAGCTGCACTGGCGGCCTCATGTACTCGCACGAGCTGCAGACCTGCGATTGGCCCCGGAACGTGGGCTGCGAGTTGGTGGACACTTCATCGGAGCGCGGTCCCGCACGTAGCCAGGGCCAGAGCCAAACGCACACCCAGGCGCAGCATGTTCCCAGTAGAGTGCGCTTTGGAGCCGCTTTCAGCAGCCCTGGCGGCACTCAGAAGGCGCCCACTGTGGCCCCACAGTACCACCGCTCTCCGCCACAGGTCATCCAGGCGCAGGTGCAACACATACCTCCTCCGCCACCGGAGCTGCGAGTGCCACCCAACCCGGTGATCACGTCGCGGGGTCAACCAAAACCACTGATCGAGTCCCAGGAGGACATTGCGAAG CTGTATGCCGAAGCGCAAGAGACTTTGCCGCCTGTAGAAGAAGAGGAGTCCGATCGTCAGCAGAGAGTGTACCGCGGCCAACCTAGTACCGTCAGTCAAGTGCAGCGCGACCGCGATGGTATTATTCACCAGGCCAGTATCAATGCCATTCCTCAATCTGGCAAAATCGCATCGTACGCTTTTGGAACGGCCTACAG CGAAAGCTTGGACGACGACAAAAACGAACTGTCCCATAACCGACTCGATGGAGGTAGGCGACGCAAACGTCGCGATCTTACCGTGCAACTCACGGAAATTGCGCTCACAAAGCCTGCAGGAATAGGTAATTTTAACGACTCTAATAGTTCGAGCGAAGTGATGGATCCCGATACCACTAGCGCACTTCCAGATAGTAGTGAAATCTCAAATAGCTCAAACAATTCAAAAGAACGCTTCGAAGAGGCCGCTCCGGCTGTTAAGCTACGTAAATACTCTTCAAAGATCAGTCAACCTAAAGGCGAAACCGCCATGGAGTTCGACTACGAGCAGATTGCTAATGAAGACGGGGAGTTGTTGGACGAAGGGGAAGGCGAGGATGATGTAGCCACGGGGGAGTCAAAGAGACGACCCCGTCAATTGCGACCCATTTCACATACCTCTTCCAAATGGCCGGGACAAAATTACCGTGCTATCGACGCACCCCATCCCCCACAGTACTCGCAGCAAACAGGATACAGCTTTGGAACTTACAATCCGTATCTCTCGCCTCCCAACCCTGCCAATACACAACCGTTATACGGCAACCACAATTACAATCAGTTAACTCCTGGCTACCAATCCTACCtgcaccagcaacagcaagtTGCTCCCGCTGGTCCACACCCCCAGCAAAAGCCTAAAGTGGTGTACACTGGCTACAATCTGTCGTTGCCTCCGCCGCCGCTGGAGGACGATTTTCGGCCAATTTCTGGCAGCTACTACGGTGCGGCCGGCACAGGCCCAAGCAGTCCGCGGCCCCACAATATCCAGCAGCAGCACTCAAACGCGGGTGACCTTCTCCCCTACCTTATACAACAGCTGAAGGAGCTAAAAGAGCGGCGCAAGAATCTGCAGGCGGAAAACTTTGCCTACTTCCATCTGGACAATCAGCCGGTAAGCCCGGCCTCCGTTTCAGGAGCCACTTCCGTGCCCACAGCCAGCACCGCCCACTATTCCTCAGTTGATCCGTCAAGGCCCGCACAACAGGTTACTCCAAATGGTCAGTACAGCACCATGGGCGGATTCTATAACAACCAGAAACCGGACCAGGCCCCCTACACTGTTAACTATCCCGGCAAGTTGGTCTCCCACTACAGCATTGGTTCTGATGATGGACAGCGTAGCACGACGGAGAGCAACTACTTTCAGTATAACATCGTAGCCAACCAGAAGATGAAGGGTGTCCTTAGCACCGCCAAGCCTAGCCAGCTCGGGCTCGCTGCCTTCAAAGTTAGGCCTCCCGTTACGCCGCTGCAGGTGACTCAGAGCATTAATGTAGTATCACCCCCAAATCTGGCGTACAACAGACCCAATAGTCTGCAGCAGGTTCCGTTTCGTGACTTCTCGCACCTTCCCGTAGGAATTAGTTACGCCACCAACAGCACTATGCCAGAATCCTACCAGACCTTCACCAAGTCAATCAGCACCACAGAGGCGCCGCAGGGCGATCTTCCCAATAGCAAGTCGAAGCTGACCAACTTTCAGTTCAATATCCATGAGTTTATGGCTAACCTTAAGGCCAGCGATCTGTCTAGTGTCAACCCGGCCGTAAATCCGTTGATAAAATACTTCAAGCAAGTCAGTAGCGACGGAAATAGAAATAGCACCTTGCGCAATACGCTGGTGCCTCGACGTCCTGTACCAGGAAGTACAAGTTCAGCTAGCACCACAACCTCGACCACCCAGACTCCGACCACGCCAAGTTCTTTGGCGTCCAAAACTCGCTTCAGAGCCAAGTTGACAGTGCCTACGCCTACCACACCAACCACAACGAGGGCTCTGAAGGGGTACGAAAATTTCATCAAGGGCATACAGAACCAACTCAACAAGCAGACCTCTAGCCAAATTCCCGCCTCCAGCACTTCCCCAAGCACTCTGCGAGTGCCGACCACCACGACTCTCGAAACCGTCGACTATTATGACGAAGATTACGAAGAGGATGAGGACATACTGCCTCCGTCTCAAATGCCTCCTTATATGCCCATGTCCGAGACCATGGCCCCTCCCCGCCCCGAACTGCCTACAGCGGCACCCTTCACCGAGTCTCCAGGAAAAGCGAGACCAAACTTCCAGACAGGATTCCTGGAGGCTACGACTACACGCCGTCCGTTTCCTAACTTCTCGCAGCTAAACCAACCAGGTGCCGAGGCCGGCGTGCCTTCCTTTATTAGCTTTCCCAGCGATATTTTCCAAGAGCTGAAGCAGCGGTTGCCTCATCTTCCCGAAACCAGCACCCCACAAATCAGTACCAAGGTAACCACGACTCCACGCAGCATGCGTCCGTCTTCCAATCCGAGGCCAATCCCCTCCAGTACGGCGCCGACAACGACTCGAGTGCGTTACACAGTGCGGCCGCATAAGCGAGGACAACAGAAGTGGATGACGATGTCACCGGTCCAGGGACAAAAGGATGTAAAGAACCTTACCGAGAATGAACCCGAAATCTTAGGCTCTAGCAAGCAGAGTAACCTGGGCGGCCTGCAACTAAATTCCATACATGTGGGCTCAGGCGAAGAACGACACAG GGATATAGAataccaacagcagcagcaacaggacCAGCAGCAGCCATCTGTCCCCCAGTACCAACCAACAGTGCGCCAACAGCAGCCGCACTCAACCTACCGCCCCTTAGAGCTCTCGGCTACACCGACACCCCCACAGAAGTCATCTTACAGCAACCAGCAGACTTTGGCCTACTCCTCAGACTACGATGAGGACATTAATGCGCAG ATCGAACAGGAAAATTTGTACGATCAGCCCACACGTTCACCGCAGAG GGCGGAACAGGTGGCCATACAAAGGCTGGATACTCGACCCAGTCCTTCGACAACCCTATCCCCGACGACGCCCGCCACCCGTCCGGATGTTCTCACCTATTATGACACTGTGACCACCCCCAACGCCCCGGAACATGGGCCAGCCGACTACAGCTACTCCAGTTCCGCAGAGTATGCTTTCGGGTCGGCAGAGGACTACGACCTGAGCGAGCGCACACTGACTCGAGCCAAGTCCACTGCACGCACCTACACGGATGACTATGATCTGATCGCCAATGTTGTGGGTCCTACCAGCAAGAGCACAATGGCGCCACCAACACGAACCCAGAACACAAAATCAACTTCGGCACTAAGCAGGAACCCGTCCAAGAGTTCCATCACCAACACAAAAATTCTTGAGGTCACAAAgtccacaacaacaacaacaacatcaactACAACCACGACACCATTCCCatcgacaacaacaacaaaactaGCAAG AAACAACAATAGAAACCGGGGAAATGCGATGTACGCCAATCAGGATCGAGACGTACTTTCTACGCCGAATCGTGGAACTCACCCACC aCGAACACGACCCACACTCAAGCCATCGGGCACGATCGTGTCAAAGGCCCAAGAGTTTGTCGATATATACCGGTACCCACCGACTCGCCCCGACCCAATATACCCACAGCCCACGCCCGATAAAACGGCAGCCAAGTGCCGGAAGGACGTATGCCTGTTACCAGATTGTTATTGCGGAGGCAAGGATATACCTG GCGATCTACCCGTTGAAAGCATACCTCAGATCGTTCTATTGACTTTTGATGATTCGGTGAATGACCTAAACAAGCAGTTGTACACGGACCTCTTCGAAAAAGGTCGCGTCAATCCCAACGGCTGCCCAATAACAGCCACTTTTTACGTCTCCCACGAATGGACTGACTACAGTCAGGTTCAGAATCTTTACGCCGATGGACATGAAATGGCCTCGCATACAGTTTC CCACAGCTTTGGCGAGCAGTTCTCGCAGAAAAAATGGACTCGTGAAATTGCCGGGCAGCGGGAGATCCTTGCTGCTTACGGCGGTGTCAAGCTATCTGATGTACGAGGCATGCGCGCACCTTTCCTCTCGGTCGGCGGTaacaaaatgtacaaaatgCTATACGACTCAAACTTCACCTACGACTCCTCCATGCCTGTCTACGAGAACCGACCACCTTCCTGGCCCTACACCCTGGATTACAAGATATTCCACGACTGTATGATTCCGCCCTGCCCAACCCGCTCTTACCCCGGGGTATGGCAAGTACCTATGGTCATGTGGCAGGATCTAAACGGAGGCCGCTGCTCGATGGGCGATGCATGTTCGAACCCGAGCGATGCAGATGGAGTAACCAAGATGATTATGAAAAATTTTGAACGTCATTACACCACGAACAG agCACCTTTCGGTCTGTTTTATCACGCTGCGTGGTTTACCCAGCCCCATCACAAGGAAGGATTCATTAAATTCCTGGACGCCATCAATGCCATGCAGGACGTGTGGATTATAACCAACTGGCAGGCGCTGCAATGGGTCAGAGACCCCACACCAACATCTCGCATTAATTCATTCCAGCCGTTCCAGTGCGACTATTCG GATCGGCCCAAACGCTGCAACAATCCGAAAGTATGTAACCTGTGGCACAAGTCTGGCGTCCGATACATGAAAACATGTCAGCCATGCCCTGACATTTACCCCTGGACTGGAAAATCCGGAATTCGATCTTCCCGCATCGATAATGAAGTTGAAGAACCGGCGGCGTAA
- the Cda5 gene encoding uncharacterized protein Cda5 isoform X8 yields MHQNKAFLNGNGNCNCHCCGSAAPRPAPPALFDLSLPIVTVTTTRNTCNMEYLSGRLSILWLLGLSLLLFKTGSTEAQSKRASRVTSSRSFGTNVKPTSSNGISFDCPEEFGYYPHPSDCTQYYVCVFGGALLESCTGGLMYSHELQTCDWPRNVGCELVDTSSERGPARSQGQSQTHTQAQHVPSRVRFGAAFSSPGGTQKAPTVAPQYHRSPPQVIQAQVQHIPPPPPELRVPPNPVITSRGQPKPLIESQEDIAKLYAEAQETLPPVEEEESDRQQRVYRGQPSTVSQVQRDRDGIIHQASINAIPQSGKIASYAFGTAYSESLDDDKNELSHNRLDGGRRRKRRDLTVQLTEIALTKPAGIGNFNDSNSSSEVMDPDTTSALPDSSEISNSSNNSKERFEEAAPAVKLRKYSSKISQPKGETAMEFDYEQIANEDGELLDEGEGEDDVATGESKRRPRQLRPISHTSSKWPGQNYRAIDAPHPPQYSQQTGYSFGTYNPYLSPPNPANTQPLYGNHNYNQLTPGYQSYLHQQQQVAPAGPHPQQKPKVVYTGYNLSLPPPPLEDDFRPISGSYYGAAGTGPSSPRPHNIQQQHSNAGDLLPYLIQQLKELKERRKNLQAENFAYFHLDNQPVSPASVSGATSVPTASTAHYSSVDPSRPAQQVTPNGQYSTMGGFYNNQKPDQAPYTVNYPGKLVSHYSIGSDDGQRSTTESNYFQYNIVANQKMKGVLSTAKPSQLGLAAFKVRPPVTPLQVTQSINVVSPPNLAYNRPNSLQQVPFRDFSHLPVGISYATNSTMPESYQTFTKSISTTEAPQGDLPNSKSKLTNFQFNIHEFMANLKASDLSSVNPAVNPLIKYFKQVSSDGNRNSTLRNTLVPRRPVPGSTSSASTTTSTTQTPTTPSSLASKTRFRAKLTVPTPTTPTTTRALKGYENFIKGIQNQLNKQTSSQIPASSTSPSTLRVPTTTTLETVDYYDEDYEEDEDILPPSQMPPYMPMSETMAPPRPELPTAAPFTESPGKARPNFQTGFLEATTTRRPFPNFSQLNQPGAEAGVPSFISFPSDIFQELKQRLPHLPETSTPQISTKVTTTPRSMRPSSNPRPIPSSTAPTTTRVRYTVRPHKRGQQKWMTMSPVQGQKDVKNLTENEPEILGSSKQSNLGGLQLNSIHVGSGEERHRDIEYQQQQQQDQQQPSVPQYQPTVRQQQPHSTYRPLELSATPTPPQKSSYSNQQTLAYSSDYDEDINAQIEQENLYDQPTRSPQRNNNRNRGNAMYANQDRDVLSTPNRGTHPPRTRPTLKPSGTIVSKAQEFVDIYRYPPTRPDPIYPQPTPDKTAAKCRKDVCLLPDCYCGGKDIPGGLSASETPQIVLMTFDDAVSTINIDLYEELFSNESRKNPNGCPLRGTFYLSHEWTDYGMVQDLYSQGHEMASHTVSHSFGEQFSQKKWTREIAGQREILAAYGGVKLSDVRGMRAPFLSVGGNKMYKMLYDSNFTYDSSMPVYENRPPSWPYTLDYKIFHDCMIPPCPTRSYPGVWQVPMVMWQDLNGGRCSMGDACSNPSDADGVTKMIMKNFERHYTTNRAPFGLFYHAAWFTQPHHKEGFIKFLDAINAMQDVWIITNWQALQWVRDPTPTSRINSFQPFQCDYSDRPKRCNNPKVCNLWHKSGVRYMKTCQPCPDIYPWTGKSGIRSSRIDNEVEEPAA; encoded by the exons GATCCACAGAGGCACAGAGCAAACGAGCCTCACGCGTCACCAGTTCCCGTAGCTTTGGCACGAACGTCAAGCCCACAAGCTCCAATGGCATTAGCTTCGACTGCCCCGAGGAGTTCGGATACTACCCGCACCCCTCGGACTGCACCCAATACTACGTGTGCGTCTTCGGAGGAGCGCTGCTCGAGAGCTGCACTGGCGGCCTCATGTACTCGCACGAGCTGCAGACCTGCGATTGGCCCCGGAACGTGGGCTGCGAGTTGGTGGACACTTCATCGGAGCGCGGTCCCGCACGTAGCCAGGGCCAGAGCCAAACGCACACCCAGGCGCAGCATGTTCCCAGTAGAGTGCGCTTTGGAGCCGCTTTCAGCAGCCCTGGCGGCACTCAGAAGGCGCCCACTGTGGCCCCACAGTACCACCGCTCTCCGCCACAGGTCATCCAGGCGCAGGTGCAACACATACCTCCTCCGCCACCGGAGCTGCGAGTGCCACCCAACCCGGTGATCACGTCGCGGGGTCAACCAAAACCACTGATCGAGTCCCAGGAGGACATTGCGAAG CTGTATGCCGAAGCGCAAGAGACTTTGCCGCCTGTAGAAGAAGAGGAGTCCGATCGTCAGCAGAGAGTGTACCGCGGCCAACCTAGTACCGTCAGTCAAGTGCAGCGCGACCGCGATGGTATTATTCACCAGGCCAGTATCAATGCCATTCCTCAATCTGGCAAAATCGCATCGTACGCTTTTGGAACGGCCTACAG CGAAAGCTTGGACGACGACAAAAACGAACTGTCCCATAACCGACTCGATGGAGGTAGGCGACGCAAACGTCGCGATCTTACCGTGCAACTCACGGAAATTGCGCTCACAAAGCCTGCAGGAATAGGTAATTTTAACGACTCTAATAGTTCGAGCGAAGTGATGGATCCCGATACCACTAGCGCACTTCCAGATAGTAGTGAAATCTCAAATAGCTCAAACAATTCAAAAGAACGCTTCGAAGAGGCCGCTCCGGCTGTTAAGCTACGTAAATACTCTTCAAAGATCAGTCAACCTAAAGGCGAAACCGCCATGGAGTTCGACTACGAGCAGATTGCTAATGAAGACGGGGAGTTGTTGGACGAAGGGGAAGGCGAGGATGATGTAGCCACGGGGGAGTCAAAGAGACGACCCCGTCAATTGCGACCCATTTCACATACCTCTTCCAAATGGCCGGGACAAAATTACCGTGCTATCGACGCACCCCATCCCCCACAGTACTCGCAGCAAACAGGATACAGCTTTGGAACTTACAATCCGTATCTCTCGCCTCCCAACCCTGCCAATACACAACCGTTATACGGCAACCACAATTACAATCAGTTAACTCCTGGCTACCAATCCTACCtgcaccagcaacagcaagtTGCTCCCGCTGGTCCACACCCCCAGCAAAAGCCTAAAGTGGTGTACACTGGCTACAATCTGTCGTTGCCTCCGCCGCCGCTGGAGGACGATTTTCGGCCAATTTCTGGCAGCTACTACGGTGCGGCCGGCACAGGCCCAAGCAGTCCGCGGCCCCACAATATCCAGCAGCAGCACTCAAACGCGGGTGACCTTCTCCCCTACCTTATACAACAGCTGAAGGAGCTAAAAGAGCGGCGCAAGAATCTGCAGGCGGAAAACTTTGCCTACTTCCATCTGGACAATCAGCCGGTAAGCCCGGCCTCCGTTTCAGGAGCCACTTCCGTGCCCACAGCCAGCACCGCCCACTATTCCTCAGTTGATCCGTCAAGGCCCGCACAACAGGTTACTCCAAATGGTCAGTACAGCACCATGGGCGGATTCTATAACAACCAGAAACCGGACCAGGCCCCCTACACTGTTAACTATCCCGGCAAGTTGGTCTCCCACTACAGCATTGGTTCTGATGATGGACAGCGTAGCACGACGGAGAGCAACTACTTTCAGTATAACATCGTAGCCAACCAGAAGATGAAGGGTGTCCTTAGCACCGCCAAGCCTAGCCAGCTCGGGCTCGCTGCCTTCAAAGTTAGGCCTCCCGTTACGCCGCTGCAGGTGACTCAGAGCATTAATGTAGTATCACCCCCAAATCTGGCGTACAACAGACCCAATAGTCTGCAGCAGGTTCCGTTTCGTGACTTCTCGCACCTTCCCGTAGGAATTAGTTACGCCACCAACAGCACTATGCCAGAATCCTACCAGACCTTCACCAAGTCAATCAGCACCACAGAGGCGCCGCAGGGCGATCTTCCCAATAGCAAGTCGAAGCTGACCAACTTTCAGTTCAATATCCATGAGTTTATGGCTAACCTTAAGGCCAGCGATCTGTCTAGTGTCAACCCGGCCGTAAATCCGTTGATAAAATACTTCAAGCAAGTCAGTAGCGACGGAAATAGAAATAGCACCTTGCGCAATACGCTGGTGCCTCGACGTCCTGTACCAGGAAGTACAAGTTCAGCTAGCACCACAACCTCGACCACCCAGACTCCGACCACGCCAAGTTCTTTGGCGTCCAAAACTCGCTTCAGAGCCAAGTTGACAGTGCCTACGCCTACCACACCAACCACAACGAGGGCTCTGAAGGGGTACGAAAATTTCATCAAGGGCATACAGAACCAACTCAACAAGCAGACCTCTAGCCAAATTCCCGCCTCCAGCACTTCCCCAAGCACTCTGCGAGTGCCGACCACCACGACTCTCGAAACCGTCGACTATTATGACGAAGATTACGAAGAGGATGAGGACATACTGCCTCCGTCTCAAATGCCTCCTTATATGCCCATGTCCGAGACCATGGCCCCTCCCCGCCCCGAACTGCCTACAGCGGCACCCTTCACCGAGTCTCCAGGAAAAGCGAGACCAAACTTCCAGACAGGATTCCTGGAGGCTACGACTACACGCCGTCCGTTTCCTAACTTCTCGCAGCTAAACCAACCAGGTGCCGAGGCCGGCGTGCCTTCCTTTATTAGCTTTCCCAGCGATATTTTCCAAGAGCTGAAGCAGCGGTTGCCTCATCTTCCCGAAACCAGCACCCCACAAATCAGTACCAAGGTAACCACGACTCCACGCAGCATGCGTCCGTCTTCCAATCCGAGGCCAATCCCCTCCAGTACGGCGCCGACAACGACTCGAGTGCGTTACACAGTGCGGCCGCATAAGCGAGGACAACAGAAGTGGATGACGATGTCACCGGTCCAGGGACAAAAGGATGTAAAGAACCTTACCGAGAATGAACCCGAAATCTTAGGCTCTAGCAAGCAGAGTAACCTGGGCGGCCTGCAACTAAATTCCATACATGTGGGCTCAGGCGAAGAACGACACAG GGATATAGAataccaacagcagcagcaacaggacCAGCAGCAGCCATCTGTCCCCCAGTACCAACCAACAGTGCGCCAACAGCAGCCGCACTCAACCTACCGCCCCTTAGAGCTCTCGGCTACACCGACACCCCCACAGAAGTCATCTTACAGCAACCAGCAGACTTTGGCCTACTCCTCAGACTACGATGAGGACATTAATGCGCAG ATCGAACAGGAAAATTTGTACGATCAGCCCACACGTTCACCGCAGAG AAACAACAATAGAAACCGGGGAAATGCGATGTACGCCAATCAGGATCGAGACGTACTTTCTACGCCGAATCGTGGAACTCACCCACC aCGAACACGACCCACACTCAAGCCATCGGGCACGATCGTGTCAAAGGCCCAAGAGTTTGTCGATATATACCGGTACCCACCGACTCGCCCCGACCCAATATACCCACAGCCCACGCCCGATAAAACGGCAGCCAAGTGCCGGAAGGACGTATGCCTGTTACCAGATTGTTATTGCGGAGGCAAGGATATACCTG GCGGCTTGAGCGCCTCGGAGACCCCGCAAATTGTACTTATGACGTTTGACGATGCCGTCAGTACAATAAATATTGATCTTTACGAGGAACTCTTTAGTAATGAGTCGAGAAAAAATCCCAATGGTTGTCCATTGCGCGGAACCTTCTATCTATCGCACGAGTGGACGGACTACGGAATGGTACAAGATCTGTATTCACAAGGACATGAAATGGCATCTCACACCGTTTC CCACAGCTTTGGCGAGCAGTTCTCGCAGAAAAAATGGACTCGTGAAATTGCCGGGCAGCGGGAGATCCTTGCTGCTTACGGCGGTGTCAAGCTATCTGATGTACGAGGCATGCGCGCACCTTTCCTCTCGGTCGGCGGTaacaaaatgtacaaaatgCTATACGACTCAAACTTCACCTACGACTCCTCCATGCCTGTCTACGAGAACCGACCACCTTCCTGGCCCTACACCCTGGATTACAAGATATTCCACGACTGTATGATTCCGCCCTGCCCAACCCGCTCTTACCCCGGGGTATGGCAAGTACCTATGGTCATGTGGCAGGATCTAAACGGAGGCCGCTGCTCGATGGGCGATGCATGTTCGAACCCGAGCGATGCAGATGGAGTAACCAAGATGATTATGAAAAATTTTGAACGTCATTACACCACGAACAG agCACCTTTCGGTCTGTTTTATCACGCTGCGTGGTTTACCCAGCCCCATCACAAGGAAGGATTCATTAAATTCCTGGACGCCATCAATGCCATGCAGGACGTGTGGATTATAACCAACTGGCAGGCGCTGCAATGGGTCAGAGACCCCACACCAACATCTCGCATTAATTCATTCCAGCCGTTCCAGTGCGACTATTCG GATCGGCCCAAACGCTGCAACAATCCGAAAGTATGTAACCTGTGGCACAAGTCTGGCGTCCGATACATGAAAACATGTCAGCCATGCCCTGACATTTACCCCTGGACTGGAAAATCCGGAATTCGATCTTCCCGCATCGATAATGAAGTTGAAGAACCGGCGGCGTAA